One Paraburkholderia aromaticivorans DNA segment encodes these proteins:
- a CDS encoding type II toxin-antitoxin system RelE/ParE family toxin, translating into MNWKVQFAPEALGQLQELEERIARVGAPITAERYVDAIVDFCMSLQTFAARGVARDDLLPGLRITHFRKRAIIAYLLDDETVSILGVFYGGQDYETVLGSEDR; encoded by the coding sequence ATGAATTGGAAGGTTCAGTTTGCCCCTGAAGCACTCGGCCAGTTGCAGGAACTCGAAGAACGGATCGCACGGGTCGGTGCTCCAATCACCGCGGAACGTTATGTCGATGCAATCGTAGACTTCTGCATGTCACTGCAGACCTTCGCTGCTCGCGGGGTCGCACGCGACGACCTGTTGCCGGGACTTAGAATCACGCACTTCCGCAAGCGCGCGATCATCGCTTACTTGCTGGACGACGAAACTGTCTCAATCTTGGGCGTCTTTTATGGCGGGCAGGACTACGAGACCGTGCTTGGATCCGAAGACAGATAA
- a CDS encoding IS3 family transposase: MYSYEDRIRAVKLYIRLGKRLTMTVRQLGYPTTKALERWYRIYEQSQDLPAARICSRPKYSDEQKKAAVDHYLSHGRCLAATVKALGYPVDVTLAAWLDERHPARKARVVGKATGGRHAQELKQKAVIDLCTRQDSGQTVAQKIGVSRPTLYNWKNQLLGREVPASMKRQENRSPAPDREELERQVESLQRDIRQLQLQHDILKKANELLKKGLGVDLRLLSNREKMSLVDALKQTYALPDLLSELDLARSSYFYHRARLRVSDKYAAARGAITEIFDLNYRCYGYRRIQAALGRQDVFLSEKVVRRLMRQESLSVTTKRRRYGSYQGEVSPAPENLINRDFRANAPNKKWLTDITEFQIPAGKVYLSPVIDCFDGLVVSWSIGTRPDAELVNTMLDAAVETVADSVDRPVVHSDRGAHYRWPGWLSRMGDAKLIRSMSRKGCSPDNAACEGFFGRLKTELFYPRNWQATTIEQFIEVVGSYIRWYNDKRIKLSLGSLSPSEYRERLGIGT, from the coding sequence ATGTATTCGTACGAAGACCGCATTCGAGCGGTCAAACTCTATATCCGACTCGGTAAGCGTCTCACAATGACCGTTCGTCAATTGGGTTATCCGACAACGAAAGCTCTTGAGCGTTGGTATCGGATATACGAGCAATCCCAGGATTTGCCGGCGGCACGTATTTGCTCAAGGCCAAAATATTCGGACGAGCAAAAGAAGGCTGCCGTGGATCACTATCTAAGCCATGGTCGATGCCTGGCCGCGACCGTGAAGGCATTGGGATACCCTGTGGACGTAACGCTCGCAGCCTGGCTCGATGAGCGACACCCTGCAAGAAAGGCGCGCGTCGTCGGCAAAGCCACGGGCGGTCGACACGCCCAGGAGTTGAAGCAGAAAGCCGTCATTGATCTGTGCACCCGACAGGATAGTGGCCAAACGGTAGCTCAAAAGATAGGCGTGAGTCGGCCGACGCTGTATAACTGGAAAAATCAGCTACTCGGTCGTGAGGTCCCAGCATCCATGAAACGCCAGGAAAATCGGTCGCCAGCCCCGGATCGGGAGGAACTGGAGCGCCAGGTCGAGTCGCTTCAACGGGATATCCGGCAGTTGCAGCTTCAACACGACATTTTGAAGAAGGCCAATGAACTGCTAAAAAAAGGCCTGGGCGTCGACCTGCGACTCCTGAGCAATCGGGAAAAGATGTCGCTGGTTGATGCCCTGAAGCAAACCTACGCACTCCCAGATCTATTGTCTGAGCTCGACCTTGCCCGCAGTTCCTATTTTTATCACCGGGCAAGATTACGAGTATCTGACAAGTACGCTGCTGCGCGCGGTGCCATCACAGAGATCTTTGATCTCAATTACCGTTGCTATGGCTATCGTAGGATACAAGCCGCGCTGGGTAGGCAGGACGTCTTCCTCTCGGAGAAGGTTGTGCGGCGTTTGATGCGACAGGAAAGCCTGAGCGTGACGACGAAGCGACGCCGCTATGGCTCCTATCAAGGAGAAGTAAGCCCGGCGCCTGAGAACCTCATCAACCGCGACTTCCGTGCCAATGCACCTAATAAAAAGTGGCTTACCGACATCACAGAATTCCAGATTCCGGCCGGAAAAGTGTATCTATCGCCGGTAATCGACTGCTTCGATGGATTGGTCGTCAGCTGGTCAATCGGCACGCGTCCAGATGCGGAACTCGTCAACACGATGCTGGATGCTGCTGTTGAAACGGTGGCCGATAGCGTCGACAGGCCTGTTGTTCACTCTGACCGGGGCGCTCATTATCGCTGGCCCGGCTGGCTCTCACGAATGGGGGATGCAAAGCTGATTCGCTCGATGTCACGCAAAGGTTGCTCGCCTGACAATGCGGCCTGCGAGGGCTTCTTCGGACGTTTGAAAACGGAGCTGTTCTATCCTCGGAACTGGCAAGCGACGACGATTGAGCAGTTCATCGAAGTGGTTGGCTCGTATATACGTTGGTACAACGACAAGCGAATCAAGCTATCGCTTGGCTCACTCAGTCCCTCAGAATACCGGGAACGTCTCGGTATCGGTACATAA
- a CDS encoding ISNCY family transposase → MSMTELDRLKVVQAVCERRLKPGQAADRLALSVRQVERLVQRYQAAGVAGLVSGKRGRPGNHQLSDGVARRALAIIRERYADFGPTLACEKLRECHGIGLSVETVRALMMAAGLWIPRRDRPAKVYQPRNRRACLGEVIQIDGSDHRWFEERAPACTLLVFIDDATGRLMTLHFTATESTFSYFEALGKHLAAHGKPVAFYSDKFSVFYVKDRASTAGKGVTQFGRALYQLNIEAFCANTSQAKGRVERANLTLQDRLVKELRLRNISTREAANAYAPSFIADFNRRFGKPPKSDHNAHRPLRDDEDLRQILAYRVARKVSNALTVQYDRVMYLLQDTEANRRLIHEYIEVVEYPDGAIEIQASGRVLPYREYDRITQIDQGAEVENKRLSAALQVARLVQAQRDDRRVSGSPSRIHIGEDVRAKKALVGLKKQRAITLADVTQAVHEVSIKKHEERGVGGCAAHPKNIRKNAARPDISI, encoded by the coding sequence ATGTCGATGACCGAGTTGGACCGGTTGAAGGTGGTACAGGCCGTTTGCGAGCGGCGTCTGAAGCCAGGTCAGGCAGCGGACCGCCTTGCGCTGAGCGTGCGGCAGGTCGAGCGCCTGGTGCAGCGCTATCAGGCCGCGGGCGTTGCCGGACTGGTGTCAGGCAAACGCGGTCGACCGGGCAACCATCAGTTGTCCGATGGCGTGGCGCGACGCGCGCTGGCGATCATTCGTGAGCGCTACGCGGATTTCGGGCCGACACTGGCGTGCGAGAAGCTTCGGGAATGTCACGGCATCGGTCTGTCGGTCGAGACGGTGCGTGCGCTGATGATGGCCGCTGGTCTGTGGATTCCTCGCAGGGATCGTCCAGCCAAGGTTTACCAGCCCCGAAACCGTCGTGCGTGTCTGGGTGAAGTGATCCAGATTGACGGCAGCGATCACCGCTGGTTCGAGGAACGTGCGCCGGCCTGCACGCTGCTGGTGTTCATTGACGATGCGACTGGCCGGCTGATGACGCTGCATTTCACGGCGACGGAGTCGACGTTCAGCTATTTCGAGGCGCTGGGCAAGCATCTGGCAGCGCACGGCAAACCGGTCGCGTTCTATAGCGACAAGTTCAGCGTGTTCTACGTCAAGGACCGTGCAAGCACGGCCGGCAAAGGCGTCACACAGTTCGGTCGCGCCCTGTACCAGCTCAATATCGAGGCGTTCTGTGCGAACACGAGCCAGGCCAAGGGGCGGGTCGAGCGGGCCAATTTGACGTTGCAGGACCGGCTCGTCAAGGAGCTCAGGTTGCGTAACATCAGCACACGCGAAGCGGCCAATGCGTATGCGCCCTCCTTCATCGCAGACTTCAACCGGCGCTTCGGCAAGCCACCGAAGAGCGACCATAACGCGCATCGGCCGCTGCGTGATGACGAGGACCTGAGGCAGATCCTGGCCTATCGCGTGGCGCGCAAGGTCTCCAATGCGCTGACGGTGCAGTACGACCGGGTGATGTACCTGTTGCAGGACACGGAGGCCAACCGGCGTCTCATCCACGAGTACATTGAAGTGGTCGAATACCCGGATGGTGCGATCGAGATTCAGGCCTCTGGCCGCGTCTTGCCGTATCGCGAATATGACCGTATCACGCAGATTGATCAGGGCGCAGAGGTAGAGAACAAGCGGCTGTCCGCGGCGCTGCAAGTCGCGCGGCTGGTGCAGGCGCAGCGTGATGACCGGCGCGTTTCGGGCTCGCCTTCCCGCATCCACATTGGCGAGGACGTCCGGGCGAAGAAAGCGTTGGTGGGCCTGAAGAAACAGCGGGCCATCACGCTAGCGGATGTCACTCAGGCCGTGCATGAGGTGAGCATAAAAAAACATGAAGAACGGGGGGTGGGCGGCTGCGCCGCCCACCCCAAAAACATAAGAAAAAACGCCGCAAGACCCGACATTTCAATTTAG
- a CDS encoding tyrosine-type recombinase/integrase — translation MSLRNQPVASGANEDRWRTGLGFVTSMVTWLSKSGDANMLHIEARIHRLSTLYRQLHIRQGGRTETLRSLPASVVESLYQILDPESDTNPFRRSHTRWQVFIAFVLMLHQGLRRGELLLLTADAIKSSHDRKLDRTRYWLNVRQNGYEEADGDSRYSKPSIKTIHSIRQIPVSDATARLVQVYCENYRGRPSHSFMLNAQTGGPLSTESLTKIFTLISKALPSEIRQELYDRTGKRTVTCHDLRHTCAVLRLHQLLERGDAMAEALQKMRTFFGWSKRSDMPSRYARAVFENRLASVWSDEFDDRVAVLRSLPKGR, via the coding sequence GTGAGTTTGCGCAACCAGCCTGTCGCAAGCGGCGCCAACGAGGACCGGTGGCGGACCGGACTGGGTTTCGTGACGTCGATGGTCACGTGGCTTTCGAAGTCTGGCGACGCGAACATGCTGCACATTGAAGCGCGGATCCATCGGCTGTCGACGCTTTACCGCCAGTTGCACATACGGCAAGGCGGCCGTACTGAGACTCTTCGATCGCTGCCTGCCAGCGTGGTCGAAAGCCTCTATCAGATACTGGATCCGGAATCGGATACCAATCCGTTCCGACGTTCTCATACGCGCTGGCAGGTCTTCATCGCGTTCGTGTTGATGCTCCATCAGGGACTACGGCGAGGCGAACTGTTGCTGCTGACCGCGGATGCCATCAAGAGCAGCCATGACCGCAAGCTTGATCGGACACGGTACTGGTTGAACGTCCGACAGAATGGATATGAAGAAGCGGACGGCGATAGCCGCTACTCGAAACCTAGCATCAAGACCATTCATTCGATCAGGCAGATTCCTGTCAGCGACGCGACTGCCCGCCTCGTGCAGGTCTATTGCGAAAATTATCGGGGCCGGCCTTCCCATTCGTTCATGCTAAATGCCCAAACTGGCGGCCCTCTGTCCACCGAGTCGCTTACAAAGATCTTTACATTGATATCGAAAGCGCTGCCCTCCGAGATACGGCAGGAACTTTACGATCGCACCGGGAAAAGGACTGTGACGTGCCACGATCTCCGCCACACCTGCGCCGTGTTGAGGCTTCACCAGTTACTGGAGCGCGGCGACGCGATGGCCGAAGCGCTACAAAAGATGCGCACATTCTTCGGCTGGTCGAAAAGATCTGACATGCCATCGCGCTATGCGCGGGCTGTCTTCGAAAACAGGCTCGCGAGCGTATGGAGCGACGAATTCGATGATCGTGTGGCCGTGTTGCGCTCGCTTCCGAAGGGCCGTTGA
- a CDS encoding catalase family peroxidase, with amino-acid sequence MKSPHSRELPARARGLDLVLRWAVVLAAPALLAALFTWCGGWFSTRLNAPRIVDAFEAMTRPHPGFRRNHAKGICVTGHFDSNGTGEFLSRASAFARGSYPLVGRLSMPGSDPTRDDATGMVRSFALSMTLPHRGDWRLAMNSAPIFAVRTPQALFEQLQADALDPRTGRADPAKMRAFLDAHPEVRAFNDYVEAHPPSSGYDNAMYYGISAFRVTDAHGVRRFVRWEVVPGHPYRAVDTREQRDPDFLSYDLMRQLSKGPLRWHLVLNVAQDGDTLDDSTREWTRSPSRLRIDVGTVVIERAQTQIDGPCRDVVFDPTILPDGIAPSADPLLAARAAAYSVSFQRRTREEAAVARASGH; translated from the coding sequence ATGAAGTCCCCGCACTCACGCGAGTTGCCGGCGCGCGCGCGAGGTCTCGACCTCGTGTTGCGCTGGGCCGTCGTGCTGGCTGCCCCCGCGCTGCTCGCCGCGCTGTTCACGTGGTGCGGCGGCTGGTTTTCCACCCGGTTGAACGCGCCGCGTATCGTCGATGCGTTCGAGGCGATGACCCGGCCGCATCCCGGTTTCAGGCGTAATCACGCGAAAGGCATTTGCGTGACCGGACATTTCGACAGCAATGGCACCGGCGAATTTTTGTCGCGAGCGAGCGCGTTCGCGCGCGGCAGTTATCCGCTAGTTGGACGCCTGTCGATGCCCGGCAGCGATCCCACGCGCGACGACGCCACCGGCATGGTGCGCAGCTTCGCGTTGAGCATGACGCTGCCACATCGCGGAGACTGGCGTCTGGCGATGAATTCAGCGCCGATCTTCGCGGTGCGCACGCCGCAAGCTTTGTTCGAACAACTGCAGGCCGACGCGCTCGATCCGCGCACAGGTCGCGCTGACCCCGCGAAAATGCGGGCGTTTCTCGACGCGCATCCCGAAGTTCGCGCGTTCAACGACTATGTCGAAGCGCATCCGCCGTCGTCTGGTTACGACAATGCGATGTACTACGGCATCAGTGCATTCCGTGTGACCGACGCGCACGGCGTGCGGCGTTTCGTGCGCTGGGAGGTGGTGCCGGGCCACCCGTACCGCGCCGTCGATACACGCGAGCAGCGCGATCCCGACTTCCTCTCATACGATCTGATGAGGCAGCTCAGCAAAGGCCCGCTGCGCTGGCATCTCGTGTTGAACGTCGCGCAGGACGGCGACACGCTCGATGACTCGACGCGCGAATGGACCCGTTCGCCAAGCCGCTTGCGGATCGACGTAGGCACCGTGGTGATTGAGCGCGCGCAAACGCAGATAGACGGTCCGTGCCGCGACGTCGTGTTCGATCCGACCATACTGCCCGACGGAATCGCGCCCTCCGCCGATCCGCTGCTTGCCGCTCGCGCTGCTGCGTATAGCGTGTCATTCCAGCGCCGCACGCGGGAAGAGGCCGCGGTGGCGCGCGCAAGCGGGCATTGA
- the tssA gene encoding type VI secretion system protein TssA, with protein sequence MNDSTTTDPLLIPIDGTAPTGPNLEYDPAFIELERIAMPTPERAMGDSLKVAQEPDWDKVSSAAEALFQRTKDLRVAVHLCAAHAHQQGLAGWVAGLALVRGLLEQYWEGVHPQLDADDDNDPTARANALMPLADPQSVLRGFRLMPFVQSPRLGRFSLRDLRVATGAIVAAPSADGTPPATLVDLEACCMDCADDHLPAASALLHAALDHAEAITAVLRERLGTDSPDMSNLAGDIAELKKFVDAQLIRRFPERAARHALADAPPAGDGSAPNPALAPAQPAQDKIAGHDDVMGSDQDPVKLLS encoded by the coding sequence ATGAACGACTCCACCACCACTGATCCCCTGCTGATTCCCATCGACGGCACCGCGCCCACGGGTCCGAACCTCGAATACGATCCGGCATTTATCGAACTCGAACGGATCGCCATGCCGACGCCGGAGCGCGCCATGGGCGACAGCCTGAAAGTCGCGCAGGAACCCGACTGGGACAAGGTGTCGAGCGCCGCCGAGGCGCTGTTCCAACGCACCAAGGACCTGCGCGTGGCCGTCCACCTGTGCGCGGCACACGCGCATCAGCAGGGACTCGCAGGCTGGGTCGCCGGACTCGCGCTGGTGCGCGGCCTGCTTGAACAGTATTGGGAAGGCGTGCATCCCCAACTCGATGCCGACGACGACAACGATCCAACCGCGCGCGCCAACGCGCTCATGCCGCTCGCCGATCCGCAAAGCGTGCTCCGCGGCTTCCGGCTCATGCCATTCGTGCAGTCGCCGCGGCTCGGGCGCTTCTCGTTGCGCGATCTGCGCGTCGCCACCGGTGCGATCGTCGCCGCACCATCCGCGGACGGCACGCCGCCTGCGACGCTCGTCGATCTGGAAGCGTGCTGCATGGACTGCGCCGACGATCATTTGCCCGCGGCGTCCGCGCTTCTGCACGCTGCGCTGGACCATGCCGAGGCGATCACCGCCGTGCTGCGCGAACGGCTGGGCACGGACAGCCCCGACATGAGCAACCTGGCCGGCGATATCGCGGAACTGAAGAAATTTGTCGACGCGCAACTGATCCGGCGCTTCCCCGAGCGGGCCGCGCGACACGCGCTCGCCGACGCGCCACCAGCCGGCGACGGCAGCGCGCCCAATCCGGCGCTTGCACCGGCCCAACCCGCGCAAGACAAGATCGCCGGCCACGACGACGTGATGGGATCTGACCAAGATCCGGTCAAATTGCTATCATAA
- a CDS encoding anti-sigma factor — MKIDDASLLAYVDGQLSAEESARVEKAIQESEEVASRVSLLRASDLPYQEAFARQSLPPVPESLSLNIDAMIRQHLAGGAGAAAAAKASTSTSFEADVGDAEEDAESLSANVHRLKPRARSLLQLSWPKLAVAFVAGAFCWGLALRLVPQLAGGGNSGVTTTADASGMTPWIKAAASYQQLYTRDTVALLQPDMSATASTVADINQADNLPVHIPDLRSQGLMFKRVQRLRFHDKPLVQIVYLPQKGKPVALCVLREAKADAAPSSGSVDGMDVVSWRRGELGYALIGEPGAVDLDALGKQLYGGQVAATISAIGMGDDGRRS; from the coding sequence ATGAAGATCGATGACGCCAGTCTGTTGGCCTACGTCGACGGGCAGTTGTCGGCGGAAGAGAGCGCCAGAGTCGAGAAGGCGATTCAGGAATCGGAGGAAGTCGCCTCGCGCGTATCGCTGCTGCGCGCCTCCGATCTGCCGTATCAGGAAGCCTTCGCGCGGCAGTCGCTGCCGCCGGTGCCCGAATCGCTCAGCCTCAACATCGATGCCATGATTCGTCAGCATCTCGCTGGCGGCGCTGGGGCGGCGGCTGCGGCCAAAGCATCCACGTCCACGTCATTTGAAGCCGATGTGGGCGATGCCGAAGAAGACGCCGAGTCGCTCAGCGCGAACGTACATCGGTTGAAGCCGCGCGCGCGCTCCTTGCTACAGTTGTCGTGGCCAAAGCTGGCGGTCGCGTTCGTGGCGGGCGCGTTTTGTTGGGGCCTCGCGTTGCGCCTCGTGCCGCAACTCGCGGGCGGCGGCAACAGCGGCGTCACGACCACCGCCGACGCCTCCGGCATGACGCCCTGGATCAAGGCCGCGGCGAGTTACCAGCAGCTCTACACGCGTGACACGGTCGCGCTGCTGCAACCGGACATGAGCGCAACGGCGAGCACGGTCGCGGATATCAATCAGGCCGACAATCTGCCGGTGCACATTCCCGATCTGCGCAGCCAGGGTCTCATGTTCAAGCGCGTGCAGCGGCTGCGCTTTCACGACAAGCCGCTCGTGCAGATCGTCTATCTGCCGCAGAAGGGCAAACCGGTCGCGCTATGCGTGCTGCGCGAAGCGAAGGCGGACGCGGCGCCCTCGAGCGGCAGCGTCGACGGCATGGACGTGGTGTCGTGGCGGCGCGGCGAACTGGGCTACGCGCTGATCGGCGAACCCGGCGCGGTCGATCTCGACGCGCTCGGCAAGCAGCTGTACGGCGGCCAGGTCGCGGCCACCATCAGCGCTATCGGCATGGGTGACGATGGCCGCCGCAGTTGA
- a CDS encoding type II toxin-antitoxin system ParD family antitoxin — protein MRTTQQMSITLPNEMADFVRDKVARGDYASDSEVLRDALRVLRERDRAVEAWLRDQVVPVAQALRDDPGRALSADQLRAELKKSRARRG, from the coding sequence ATGCGAACGACGCAGCAGATGAGTATTACGCTACCCAATGAAATGGCGGACTTTGTCCGCGACAAGGTTGCTCGCGGCGATTACGCATCCGACAGCGAAGTGCTTCGAGATGCGCTCCGGGTGCTTCGTGAGCGGGATCGGGCAGTCGAAGCGTGGTTGCGCGATCAGGTTGTTCCTGTTGCGCAAGCACTCCGCGACGACCCCGGGCGAGCGCTGTCTGCCGATCAGCTGCGCGCTGAGCTCAAGAAATCCCGGGCGCGTCGCGGATGA
- a CDS encoding anti-sigma factor family protein, translated as MKPDDSQLIAYADGELSASQAESVERALAESADLRESVDLLRASRLPYREAFAAQKLPPLPDDLRLRIEAMAAKAENQSVATKENLRRSLPRMWLAAAFVAGAFCAGLVQQLGGWHGITGDRAATVASSGVRPWMSVAASYQQLYTRDTVAGLTPDPTVSANTVAAIRDQDGINLRTPDLRAVGMTFKSIERLHYNGKPLVRMVYLPARGTPVALCVMKDSRPDQSIAQRQMNGMTVVSWRQNELAYALIGQPDSGDLSKIARQISNGGVAAMFARNVSDRPGLG; from the coding sequence ATGAAACCCGACGACAGCCAACTGATCGCGTATGCCGACGGCGAGCTTAGCGCTTCGCAGGCGGAGTCGGTCGAGCGCGCGCTGGCCGAGTCCGCCGATCTGCGCGAGAGCGTCGACTTGCTGCGCGCTTCCCGCCTGCCGTATCGCGAGGCATTTGCCGCGCAAAAATTGCCGCCGCTGCCGGACGACCTTCGGCTTCGCATCGAAGCAATGGCGGCCAAGGCGGAGAACCAGTCCGTAGCGACGAAGGAAAACTTGCGGCGTTCGCTGCCACGCATGTGGCTTGCGGCCGCGTTTGTCGCGGGTGCGTTTTGTGCGGGGCTCGTGCAACAACTCGGCGGCTGGCATGGAATCACCGGCGACCGCGCGGCAACGGTCGCGTCCTCGGGCGTGCGGCCGTGGATGAGCGTGGCCGCCAGCTATCAGCAACTCTACACGCGCGACACCGTCGCCGGTCTCACGCCTGACCCCACCGTGTCGGCGAATACCGTTGCCGCGATTCGCGATCAAGACGGCATCAACCTGCGCACGCCGGATCTGCGTGCGGTCGGCATGACCTTCAAGTCGATCGAGCGTTTGCATTACAACGGCAAACCGCTGGTCCGGATGGTTTATCTGCCCGCGCGCGGCACACCGGTTGCGCTCTGCGTGATGAAAGACTCGCGCCCGGATCAATCCATTGCCCAACGTCAGATGAATGGCATGACCGTCGTATCGTGGCGGCAGAACGAACTCGCCTACGCGTTGATCGGCCAGCCGGATTCCGGCGATCTCTCGAAGATCGCCCGGCAGATTTCCAACGGCGGCGTGGCTGCCATGTTCGCGCGCAACGTTAGCGACAGGCCGGGCCTTGGTTGA
- a CDS encoding RNA polymerase sigma factor, with the protein MSTADVENLPGLLPGMLPRLWAFSLRLCGNQHDAEDVLQRACVRGLERAHQLQPGTSPLSWMFSIVHSTWINELRARSVRSRSSMEWDDNFLETVPDPGARNPESTLMSSEIITAVERLPEAQRIVMLLVAVEGLSYAEAAEALDVPIGTIMSRLSRARQTIGAQFGEREPATAREPKTQRASQ; encoded by the coding sequence ATGTCAACAGCAGATGTCGAGAATCTGCCCGGTCTTTTGCCGGGCATGCTGCCGCGGCTCTGGGCATTCTCTCTTCGCCTGTGCGGAAATCAACACGACGCCGAGGACGTGCTTCAGCGTGCCTGCGTGCGCGGACTCGAACGTGCCCATCAATTGCAGCCGGGCACCTCGCCGCTGAGTTGGATGTTCTCCATCGTTCATTCCACGTGGATCAACGAACTGCGGGCGCGCAGTGTGCGCAGCCGTTCGAGCATGGAATGGGACGACAATTTTCTCGAGACCGTGCCCGATCCCGGTGCACGTAATCCCGAATCGACCTTGATGAGCAGCGAGATCATTACCGCTGTCGAACGTCTTCCGGAAGCGCAGCGGATCGTCATGCTGCTGGTTGCGGTGGAAGGCTTGAGTTATGCGGAAGCCGCCGAAGCGCTCGACGTGCCCATCGGCACGATCATGAGCCGCCTGTCGCGCGCACGGCAGACAATCGGCGCCCAGTTCGGCGAACGCGAGCCCGCGACGGCGCGCGAACCCAAAACCCAGCGAGCCAGCCAATGA